From the Methanobacterium sp. BAmetb5 genome, the window TTTTCAAGCCCCCTTCAACAATCCACTAATATTTAACATAAAGTCCATCTCCTCTTTAACAATTAATTATCACATTTACGGCTCAATAATCAAGAGTTCATACCAAATCAGATACTCTTTTCACTTTTCAATGGGTTTAATAAATTTTTCTTCAAAATCCTGGAGTACTTCTTCCAGATTTAGGGTGTCATCGAATATCATGTAACTTAAAATACCATCCAGGGCTGCCATCAGGGTCAGGGCACTGGCCCTTACCGGGTGCGGTTTGAATTCTCCCATCTCCACTCCCCTGGTGAATAGGGCTTCCAGAAATGACCGGTAATCTGCGGTGTATTCCTGGTAGTAAGTCAGTAGTTCTGATTTTTCCAGTATCTTGGCAATGGAGAGGAATAGAAATGCAGTTTCCCGAGGGTGTTGCAGCCAGTAGCGTATGTAGTTTTCAATGTAGTACAGAATTCCCTCTCGAACTGAATCGCATTCCAGGGCTGCCTTCATTAAGTCCTCTACTTTTTCACTTATTTTGTCATTGGCCGAGATCAGTACCAGATCTTTGCTGGAAAAGTAATGGTAAAGCCCTCCTTTACTCATCCCTGCCCTGCGGGCAATGGTTTCCATTGTAGTGTTCTCATAACCCTTCTCCAGAAAAACATCTATAGCGGCCTGGGTTATTTCATTTATCCTTTCTTCCCTGGGTTTTCTTGGAACCATGGTAACCTCCACAAACCGACCGTCGGTTTGTAACTTCTTTGGATTTCATGATATATAAACCTATTCATGATAAACACCCGGTTAAAAGGAAGTAAAGTACCTTAAAAGGAATAAAATTATCTAAAAATGAAAAATACTGCTATAAAAATTCATACTCTCAAAAAATTTAAAAAATCTCATTATTTGAAAATAGAAACCAAAAAAGAATAAAAAAATGGAGGGTCTAACCTCCACCATCACACAGTTCCGAGCTCATATCAACGTCTTTAAGGTCCTGTTTAATGCTTTCCACCTTCTTCCGGGCGGTTTCCCTTTCAGAATCTTCACTGGATTTTTTTGTCTTTCTCCGGGATTCTCGTGATTTAAGGCGATGGTACTCTTCATCATCCATGAGTTCCAGATAGCGGCTGTTGTACCATAACTGGGTGGTGTCCACCTTAACCCACAGTCCCTCATCATCACTGCGAAGGCCCAGAACTTCCCCAGCACTGCCGGTGCCCGTGTATCTTACATGAGACCCCACGGATATTTCTTCGTTTTTACTGTTAGCTGCTCCCATATTTTCACCCCCATCTTTAGATTATAATTGATTTTCGTGAATTTAGAAGTATTTCGTGAGTTTAGACTATATATTAATTTACTTCCTAATATCCAGCCTTACTTTCTCTTTTTCAGTGTTTGATTGTGCCCTCGTTTCCAGTTCTGCTTTTTCAACATTTAAAATTAAGTAGTCCCCCACTTCTTCAATGTCGGCAGTTACTATTTCCAGATCTTTCCGGGTCAAGCCAAAATCACTGGTTGATATGATCATACTGGTAATAATACCTTCCTTCGGTTTTATAACCATATCCACCACTTTACCAATTTCATTGGCCTTTTTATCCAGAACTCTTCGCCCAAAAAAGTCACTCACTTTCATTTAAACACCAGTTTATACTCTATTTTTTGATGTATATAATAATTCCCCCTTTAAAAGGCTCACCCAATTTCTGGATGGGTTTAAAGCATTAAAACCAGTTCCCTCCATCTATAGTAAAGCCATTAGTTGCCCTCTTCACCGGCAATTTAAACACTTCTAAAACCAAATAATAGAATGGTAGGAATTAATCTATACACTATACCTTCAGAAAATATACGGTGATTAGTATAACTTCATAATTATTAAAGAGATTACAGGAATATTAAAGATAAATACCAGATAACTATTAAAAAATTTATATTCATATGCAATTTGGAGAAAAGGAAATGGAAAAAGCCGGAAGATCCATAATAGAGGACATACTGGAAGGGAAAATAAAAAACCGGAAGGATCTGGAGAAGGCCAAATTCAGGGTGTGCCGGGAACACCAGCTGGACCGGTTCCCCCGTAACTCTGAAATACTGCAAACAGCCCGGGAAGATGAAAAAGAGATTGTTATCCCTATTTTAAAAAAGAAACCCACACGGACCATTTCCGGTGTGGCTGTGGTGGCTGTGATGTGCCCTCCACATAAATGCCCACATGGAAGGTGTCTATACTGCCCAGAGAGCACCATAGCCCCTCCCAGTTACACTGGTGAAGAACCTGCTGCCCTAAGGGCCAGAATGTACGATTTCAACCCCTATAAACAGGTTTACAATCGTTTGCAGCAGTTAGAAAGTATTGGCCACCCCTTAGATAAGGTGGAGCTTATAATAATGGGAGGTACCTTCCCCTCCAGATTTTTATGCTTCCAGGAATGGTTCATTACCCGGTGCCTGCAGGCCCTGACTGACTTTGGAGTTAAAGAGTATAACCTGAACTCCAGTGATGAGTATACTGGAGGTAATAGTGGAGGATTCCTCTATCTCAAGGATGCCCAATTAGCCAATGAAAATTCCAGTGTGCGCTGTGTGGGCATGACCTTCGAAACCCGGCCGGATTACTCCCAAAGAGAGGATGTGGACCGGATGCTGGACATGGGTGTTACCCGGGTGGAGCTAGGGGTGCAAACCCTTTATAACTTCATTTATCACCGAGTACGTCGTGGGCACCGGGTGCAGGACACGGTAGAAGCCACAAGGATTTTAAAAGATTCCGGTATTAAAGTGGCTATGCACATGATGCCCGGCCTATTCAGTGGCCCTGAAAGGGATTTGCGAATGTTCAAGAGGTTGTTTTCCGATGAACAGTTCAAACCAGATATGCTGAAGATATATCCCTGCCTGGTAACCGAAGGCTCCCAGCTCCACGAACTATGGAAAAAAGGAGAATACACTCCTTATTCCAGTGAAGAAGCAGTTCAGCTAATAGTAGAGGTTAAAAAGATATTGCCCAAGTGGGTGCGTACCATGCGTATCCAGAGGGATATTCCCTCCCAACTCATAGAAGCCGGGGTCCAGAAATCCAACCTGGGAGAACTGGTTTACAACCAACTTAAAAAGGAAAAGGTTCAGTGCCAGTGCATTCGTTGCCGGGAAGTGGGGCACCAGGCAGCCCAGGGAACCCACACCCAGAAAGAAAACGTGAAACTGCTGGTGGAGAAGTACCGTGCCAGCCAGGGAGAAGAACTATTCCTGTCCCAGGAAGACACCAAGGCCGATGTTCTTCTCGGGTTTTTAAGACTGCGCATGCCCTCTGAGCATGCCCATCGTCGGGAAATTAATGATGACAGTGCTTTAGTGCGTGAATTACATGTTTACGGCCCCATGATACCACTGGGTGAAAGGGCAGATGAACTGTGGCAGCACCGGGGTTACGGTGAAGAGTTACTTAAAAAAGCAGAAGAGACCAGCCGGGAAGAGTATGATAAAAGGGAAATACTCATTATCAGCGGGATTGGGGTTCGTAACTACTACCGCAAATTTGGTTATGAAAGGAAAGGCCCTTATATGGCTAAAAGATTGGTTTAATATGTTTGAAGATTTTTGAATTATTTGTAATGGAATTATTAAAAAAATAAAAGATTTGGAGGGATTTGATTATGATATCCATTGAAGAACTGGCGGGAATGATTGACCATACCAATGTACAGCGTGATGCCACCGAGGCGGATATTGAACTGCTCTGCCATGAAGCGGATTACTATGATTTCAGTTGTGCCTGTGTAACACCCACCCAGGCCGCACTGGCCAGTGAACTCCTGGAAATGTCAGATACAGGAGTTTGTGTGGTTATAGGATTCCCCTTCGGAGTTCAAACACCCCATGCCAAGGCCTTTGAAGCAGAAGAGGCCGTGGCCAATGGTGCCTCTGAACTGGACATGGTCCTTAATATTGGCGCCCTTAAATCAGGACAGTACCCCCTGGTACAGGCAGATATAGCGGCCGTGGTGGGAGCTGCCCGGGGACACGTGGTGAAGGTAATACTGGAAACTGGACTGTTAACCCGGGATGAAAAGATCACAGCCTGTCAACTGGCCAGGGAGGCTGGAGCCCACTACGTGAAAACTTCCACTGGATTTGGAGTAAGCGGGGCCACAGTAGAAGATGTTAAACTGATGCGTGAAGCAGTAGGTATGGAAATGGGAGTTAAAGCTGCTGGTGGTATCCGGGACCTGGAAACTGCCCTGGCCATGATCGACGCCGGGGCCAGTAAAATCGGCACCTCCACCGGCGTGCAGATCATGGAAGAACTACTGAAACAGGGCGAAACTGAGGACGATCTCTTAGGTCCTCTTTGATGGGGAAAGCCCTCTTTGATGGATAAAAGTTCCTTAATGAGATAAACCCCCTTTTTGATGGGGAAACCCCCATTGATAAGGAAAACTTGATAGATTTTGGCATACTGACGGGGACATACTCAAATAGTAGGTGAATTCAATGAAAAATGAAATTGAAATTGAAATACTGAAAAAAGGAACTTTAAAAGTAGTTTTGGATGATCGAAACCCCTCAACTGCCCAAAAATTGTATGAAAACCTCCCCCTGGAGGGTGCAGCCCAGCTATGGTTGGAAGAAATTTTCTTCCCCATACCCCTGGAACACGAATACGAAAATCCCTCACCCTCATCAGATAAAGGGGATGTGTCCTACTGGCCACCCGGCCAAGCCTTCTGCATATTCTTCGGTGATTCCCAGCCTGCTTCTGATGTGAATCACATTGGAAAAGTTGTTGAAGGTTTAGAGATAATGAAAAGTGTTGAAGAGGGGGATTGGGTAGTTATAAAACGTTTATTTTAACAAATCCCCCTTATTTGGCATTTTACTAGATTATAACTGTCTCTGATCTACTAGATTATAACTGCCGGATATT encodes:
- a CDS encoding TetR/AcrR family transcriptional regulator, translating into MVPRKPREERINEITQAAIDVFLEKGYENTTMETIARRAGMSKGGLYHYFSSKDLVLISANDKISEKVEDLMKAALECDSVREGILYYIENYIRYWLQHPRETAFLFLSIAKILEKSELLTYYQEYTADYRSFLEALFTRGVEMGEFKPHPVRASALTLMAALDGILSYMIFDDTLNLEEVLQDFEEKFIKPIEK
- a CDS encoding DUF2098 domain-containing protein, coding for MGAANSKNEEISVGSHVRYTGTGSAGEVLGLRSDDEGLWVKVDTTQLWYNSRYLELMDDEEYHRLKSRESRRKTKKSSEDSERETARKKVESIKQDLKDVDMSSELCDGGG
- a CDS encoding PRC-barrel domain-containing protein is translated as MKVSDFFGRRVLDKKANEIGKVVDMVIKPKEGIITSMIISTSDFGLTRKDLEIVTADIEEVGDYLILNVEKAELETRAQSNTEKEKVRLDIRK
- a CDS encoding tRNA uridine(34) 5-carboxymethylaminomethyl modification radical SAM/GNAT enzyme Elp3, whose product is MEKAGRSIIEDILEGKIKNRKDLEKAKFRVCREHQLDRFPRNSEILQTAREDEKEIVIPILKKKPTRTISGVAVVAVMCPPHKCPHGRCLYCPESTIAPPSYTGEEPAALRARMYDFNPYKQVYNRLQQLESIGHPLDKVELIIMGGTFPSRFLCFQEWFITRCLQALTDFGVKEYNLNSSDEYTGGNSGGFLYLKDAQLANENSSVRCVGMTFETRPDYSQREDVDRMLDMGVTRVELGVQTLYNFIYHRVRRGHRVQDTVEATRILKDSGIKVAMHMMPGLFSGPERDLRMFKRLFSDEQFKPDMLKIYPCLVTEGSQLHELWKKGEYTPYSSEEAVQLIVEVKKILPKWVRTMRIQRDIPSQLIEAGVQKSNLGELVYNQLKKEKVQCQCIRCREVGHQAAQGTHTQKENVKLLVEKYRASQGEELFLSQEDTKADVLLGFLRLRMPSEHAHRREINDDSALVRELHVYGPMIPLGERADELWQHRGYGEELLKKAEETSREEYDKREILIISGIGVRNYYRKFGYERKGPYMAKRLV
- the deoC gene encoding deoxyribose-phosphate aldolase, which gives rise to MISIEELAGMIDHTNVQRDATEADIELLCHEADYYDFSCACVTPTQAALASELLEMSDTGVCVVIGFPFGVQTPHAKAFEAEEAVANGASELDMVLNIGALKSGQYPLVQADIAAVVGAARGHVVKVILETGLLTRDEKITACQLAREAGAHYVKTSTGFGVSGATVEDVKLMREAVGMEMGVKAAGGIRDLETALAMIDAGASKIGTSTGVQIMEELLKQGETEDDLLGPL
- a CDS encoding cyclophilin-like fold protein, with product MKNEIEIEILKKGTLKVVLDDRNPSTAQKLYENLPLEGAAQLWLEEIFFPIPLEHEYENPSPSSDKGDVSYWPPGQAFCIFFGDSQPASDVNHIGKVVEGLEIMKSVEEGDWVVIKRLF